In Chloroflexaceae bacterium, a single genomic region encodes these proteins:
- the gpmI gene encoding 2,3-bisphosphoglycerate-independent phosphoglycerate mutase yields MPAHALPRPVVLAIMDGWGLAPPGPGNAVDLAHTPNVDRWTAECPYTTLCASGLDVGLPEGQIGNSEVGHLNIGAGFVVYQELTRISKAIADGDFFTNPALLGAIAHAKATGGALHLMGLFGPGGVHAHEDHLHALLELARREGFDRVYLHLFLDGRDVLPRSALGFLDALEAAIARTGVGVVATVSGRYYAMDRDKRWERTGRAYAAIVEGKGETAPDARAAIEQAYAADISDEFVPPTVIVRDGAPVATVKDGDAVIFTNFRPDRGRQLTRALALPDINEQIQRHYAKQKEEGLKLPDTIWQRPRQLQNLHMVTMTQYEEGLPVQVAFPPRPVVEPIAAVVSAAGKRQFHIAETEKYPHVTFFLNGGREEPFPGEDRLLVPSPKVATYDLQPEMSAPEVTERLIEAIRSDQYDFIVVNYANPDMVGHTGVIPAVIKACETVDAGVGAVVPEVLARGGAVLIIADHGNAEQMIDPETGGAHTAHTTNPVPCILVAADGLGLGKNDVFLRSGGRLADVAPTLLELLGLPRAADMTGESLIVRR; encoded by the coding sequence ATGCCCGCGCATGCCCTTCCGCGGCCCGTCGTTCTGGCCATTATGGACGGTTGGGGTCTCGCTCCTCCAGGGCCCGGCAACGCCGTAGATCTGGCCCATACCCCGAACGTGGATCGCTGGACCGCCGAATGCCCCTACACTACCCTCTGCGCCTCGGGCCTGGACGTGGGGCTGCCCGAAGGGCAGATCGGCAACTCAGAAGTAGGGCACCTGAACATTGGCGCCGGTTTTGTGGTCTACCAGGAACTGACCCGCATCAGCAAGGCCATCGCCGACGGTGATTTCTTTACCAATCCCGCCCTCCTCGGCGCTATCGCCCACGCGAAGGCCACCGGCGGCGCCCTGCACCTGATGGGGCTGTTCGGCCCTGGCGGCGTGCACGCCCACGAAGACCACCTCCATGCCCTGCTTGAACTGGCCCGCCGCGAAGGGTTTGACCGCGTCTACCTGCACTTGTTCCTCGATGGCCGCGATGTGTTGCCCCGCAGCGCCCTGGGCTTCCTCGATGCGCTCGAAGCCGCTATCGCCCGTACCGGCGTCGGGGTCGTGGCGACGGTTTCGGGGCGCTATTACGCGATGGACCGCGATAAGCGCTGGGAGCGCACCGGGCGCGCCTATGCCGCTATTGTCGAAGGTAAGGGCGAGACCGCGCCCGATGCTCGCGCCGCCATCGAGCAAGCCTATGCCGCTGATATCAGCGATGAGTTTGTTCCGCCGACGGTGATCGTGCGCGATGGCGCGCCGGTGGCGACCGTAAAGGACGGCGACGCGGTGATCTTCACCAACTTTCGCCCTGACCGGGGCCGCCAGCTTACCCGCGCCCTGGCGCTGCCCGACATCAACGAGCAGATCCAGCGCCACTACGCGAAACAGAAGGAGGAGGGCCTCAAGCTCCCTGATACGATCTGGCAGCGCCCCCGCCAGTTGCAGAACCTCCATATGGTGACCATGACCCAGTACGAGGAGGGCCTGCCTGTGCAGGTCGCCTTCCCGCCGCGCCCCGTGGTCGAACCGATCGCCGCCGTGGTCAGCGCCGCGGGCAAGCGTCAGTTTCACATCGCCGAGACCGAGAAGTACCCCCACGTGACGTTCTTTCTGAATGGCGGCCGTGAGGAGCCGTTCCCCGGCGAGGACCGCCTGCTCGTCCCTTCGCCCAAGGTGGCCACCTACGACCTGCAACCTGAAATGAGCGCCCCCGAGGTGACCGAACGCCTGATCGAAGCCATCCGCAGCGACCAGTACGACTTTATCGTCGTCAACTACGCCAACCCCGATATGGTCGGGCACACCGGGGTCATCCCGGCAGTGATCAAGGCTTGCGAGACGGTAGATGCCGGCGTCGGCGCGGTGGTGCCCGAGGTGCTGGCGCGCGGCGGGGCGGTGTTGATCATCGCCGACCACGGAAATGCCGAGCAGATGATTGACCCCGAAACCGGCGGCGCCCATACGGCCCACACCACCAATCCGGTGCCCTGCATCCTCGTGGCCGCCGATGGGTTGGGGCTTGGCAAGAATGACGTGTTTCTGCGCTCGGGCGGGCGTCTCGCCGATGTCGCTCCAACCCTCCTGGAACTCCTCGGCTTGCCCAGAGCCGCCGATATGACTGGCGAATCGCTGATTGTGCGCCGGTAG
- a CDS encoding ROK family protein, whose protein sequence is MHVLGVDIGGTGIKAAIVDVATGVLLTPRQRVLTPQPATPEAISHAVGQLAQSFDWRGPIGCGLPAVVKDGIVRTAANIAPEWIGIDGRQFFQRALGRPVTLMNDADAAGIAEMRFGAGRGRKGVVLMLTVGTGIGTALFVEGVLAPNTELGHIEIRGKDAERRVSEAARKRKDLSFAKWAPLFDEFLHRLVALIWPDLIIIGGGASKAFDEFGPLLSAPVEIVPAHFRNEAGVIGAALYAALCLPALSLE, encoded by the coding sequence ATGCACGTCCTGGGTGTAGACATTGGCGGCACGGGAATCAAAGCGGCGATTGTGGATGTAGCCACGGGCGTCCTGCTCACGCCCCGGCAGCGTGTCCTGACCCCTCAACCGGCAACCCCCGAAGCGATCAGTCACGCCGTGGGCCAGTTGGCGCAATCCTTCGACTGGCGCGGGCCAATCGGTTGTGGCCTGCCTGCTGTGGTTAAAGATGGGATCGTGCGAACAGCGGCGAACATCGCTCCCGAATGGATTGGCATTGATGGCCGTCAGTTCTTCCAGCGGGCCCTGGGCCGCCCCGTGACGCTGATGAACGATGCCGACGCTGCCGGGATCGCCGAAATGCGCTTCGGCGCCGGGCGCGGGCGCAAGGGTGTGGTGCTGATGCTGACTGTGGGCACCGGCATCGGAACGGCCCTGTTCGTCGAGGGTGTCCTGGCGCCGAACACTGAGCTGGGGCACATTGAGATCCGCGGCAAGGACGCCGAACGCCGCGTCTCCGAGGCGGCCCGCAAACGCAAAGACCTGAGCTTCGCGAAATGGGCGCCGTTGTTCGATGAGTTTCTGCATCGCCTGGTTGCGCTGATCTGGCCCGATCTGATCATCATCGGCGGCGGCGCCAGCAAGGCCTTTGACGAGTTTGGCCCCCTCCTGTCGGCGCCGGTCGAAATCGTTCCGGCGCACTTCCGCAATGAGGCGGGGGTCATTGGTGCGGCCCTGTACGCCGCTTTATGTCTGCCGGCGCTCTCGTTAGAGTAA